In the genome of Cryptomeria japonica unplaced genomic scaffold, Sugi_1.0 HiC_scaffold_1869, whole genome shotgun sequence, the window ATCTCTCAGATCAAGTTTACAAGTTAAATGATACTCGTACGTAATGCAGTGTACATGGGTAAGCTGCAGCCTTTAAATATTGCCATTCTACCTTTCATTTCTTGAACTTGAAGAGCTACAGCATGGAGACAAATATAGTTAAGGCAAAGGGGTGTCACTTTGTGATGGTTCATGGAGCAACCTTTGGGGGCTGGTGTTGGTATCAAGTTGCAGATCTTCTTCTCAAAGAGGGCCAGACTGTATCTTCCATTGACATGGCAAGCGCAGGTATTGATCCTACAAATGCCGACACCATTTCATCCTTACAAGAGTACAATCAGCCACTCACAGACTTCTTTACAGCTCTTCCTTCTGAAGGGAAGGTATGAATTTAGTGAAAACTTTAATTAAAGTTTAATTAAATTTTTGGTTTGTTTAGATGTTTCATAATGAATCTGGTTTTAGTTCAACCCTCTAAATAGATGTTTTGAAAAGTTTAAGTgaagttttgatttgtttaggtGGTTCATTCTAAATCATAATAATTGATGAGTTCTATtggataaataaatataattttagtaGAACAACCTAAACAAATTTTGAACAATAAGTTAATCTGAGTTTTGATTTATTAAGATGGTTTGTGTTGAATTATACTAATAGATGAATTCTCTTAGAAAAACAATCTGATTTTAGATGAACCatctaaacaaatcaaaacttaaaatGTACTATTTAAATTCAAAAATGTCCATTTCTCATCGACACCAAGAATGCCAACTAATTTGTAGCTGTATGTCTGTTAAGGTTATATTGGTTGGCCACAGCGCTGGTGGATTCAATTTGAGTTTTACCATGGAGCGTTTTCCACATAAAATTGCTGCAGCTGTCTTTGTTACTGCCGTCATGCCCCTCAGTGGAACGACTCTCCCTAAGTTGTTGAAGGAGGTTTAATGAATTCTTTTTCTTTCTACTAATTCCTGCACTGCCAACAATCTTTAAATTACAATGCCATTTCTCTGAAAGTATATATTGAACAGATCGTATCCATAATCGGAGGCTTAGGAGACTCTACATTTTACTATGCAAATGGGAAAGAGAATCCAGCAACATCCTTCAAGTTTGGCACCCAGTTTGCGCGAGAATTTTTATCACAGAACAGTCCTTCTTGGGTAAATCACTTGACAACAGAGACAGCTTGGTTGCAAATTACAAAAATAGAATTGATTAATTGGCTGTGAATTATTCTGCTATTATGAAATTTCAATTGATGGGTAGATTATTATGGCACTAAATGCAGGATCTGACGTTGTGGGAGTCGCCGGAAAAGAAATGTCCAATATGGCAAGAACCTCTTTTGTATACAGCTAAAAACTATGGAAGTGTTAGGATAATATTTGTTGTGTCGAAGGTGGATAAGGTTATTGTGGAGGCGTTCCAGAGAAAGATGATTGCAGAGAATCCTCCACAAATGGTATACGAAATTGAAGGATCTGATCACACCGTATTCTTCTCTATGCCTCTTCAACTGGCTGAGGTGCTCATGAAAATTGCTAATACGAGTGTGAAAGTGAAGCAATCAGCTGCAGATGGATTTTAGTATAGTTTGTAATATCTAGAAATCTTCGACTATACTTGTCAGATACAACTTTTTAATGGTTCTCTTCAACTCCCTAGGCTAAATTCCTCTCGTTTAAAATAGTTAAAAATTGTAATGGTTCTTAATACTGCAAAAGTGAAATTTGCATATCTAGgtcatttttattttctattgtgtATATTTtactataattatatattaataagttatataatattgtatcagattgactttattttatttatttatgtatttgattatttgttatttaatatttttattattatttattttttaaagagtTCATGGATATGGAGGTAATCTCATAGGAATAACTTTGATCtttctaaatttaaaatttaaaattcaaatttgattaagTCGGTTCTTTTATCTTTCTATTTGGTTCATTTTGTTTATGCATCTTTTAACACATCAACATGGCTAGAATATATTGTTATCTCTTGAAATATAATTGCTGTCATTAAGATTTCTAGTCAAATTTTAAAGATTTCTAGATAGCTTTCTATAACaacaaaaattatcaaattaaaattgatttttaatttctaatttattaGTAATTCAAATTTAATTTAGCTAAGTTAACTTGAAAATATAAATGTAATATAACTAGCTATATTATTTGTTTCCTAATTAGTTTAAAATAAAAAACTTGAAATGAAAATGAGGGTAATGAGAGAAAATTCAAGTTGAGTTTTCTTGAGTACTTTAATTTGATTCCTAAGTTATACAATTTAATTGAAGAATccctaataataatatattttcctAACCAAAATAATGTAATCTTCTAAGGAACTTAACACTCATATTTTAggttataatttaataattatataatatatgacATATAAATTAGAGGTTAAATTTCATAGATAGAGCATCAACATTTAAATTAACCAATGTTTCATctaatgcttgtaattgaaatattGATAGATATAATTTAGTTTTTTTATTCTTTTCATATAAGTCGATCAAATAAAATCAACAACACTCTACTTCCATTATAAATAATTGATCAAGTCCAAGGTTCTttttgctaattgttgaaatgtTAAAGTAGCCAGTTGGTCTTTATGATTTGTTTAACAAGGAGCCTATGTTGCTAAAATGGCAAGATAGACAATTCTTACACTTAGAGTTAAATGTATTCAAATagtatattttttaaaagatttgaATTAACTGATTCTAATCTAACTAAAATGtaccaaattttttaaagaaaatacgAAATGAAGTTAATTTTTGAAGGAATGAATAGTAAATTTAGATAGTAATTAGTGCTCTTACTTTTATCCCTAATTATAAATGGTCTAATGAAATTCAAAAAACCTATAATATATTGTTCAATATTTAGTTCAATAAAAAACAATATCAATATACAATTTTGagcattttttaataaaatatgtgagtttgatgatattatatacATGTTTTTAACATATTAACCTTAGTTTTACACTCTAACAATATTCGATCAAGTTATTCAATTTAAAAAGCATAAAATACCATTAAATTACTTTGAATAAAGAGAAAATCCGCAATAAATAGTTATGATATGAAATGAGTTAATTGCAACTTTAAGCAAGAATACTTGCATTGAAAatccaagaattttttttttttttttcaaagttatGACCTTTGATGATGTTTCTAAAAGTGACTTATATACTAGAATTATGGGCACCTAACACTACCTCTATATGATTAAGTAGGCTTGGATCCTAAAATAATCCTTGGGTCCAAAATTTATAaagtcatttttttaaattttaagtcTAAAAATTAAATTACATATTTCCTTGATTGGGCATAAGAGAATGACACCACTCATCACTTGGGGTTATGCTAGTAAATGAACTACAATAATGAATTACAAAGAACACACCCAAAAAGGATTATTTTATTGCAAAATTAAAAGAGCAATAAAATCTTGGCTCATTGTTGCAACTATAGATCTATAGGTCTATGAATTGATCTTGAATTTTTTAAATACCTTTAGAGATAAATTATGTTAGGAGTGATAATGCAATGAAATCTTAGGTAAAAGTACAAGGTTGTGTCACACTTTTGACTagcttatcaacacaagtgaatttgaGAACTTCTAACTAAAAGTTAATTTTGGtaaaaaaataaagctaaataTGTCCACAAATTTTCCAACCAAAATATTCACTAAATCATATGTAGCACCACTTTAATGCCAACTTACAAAAaagtaaaattattaaaaaaatggatGTTTCAATAACCCTTACTCATGCaattaacatttttaaaatt includes:
- the LOC131873507 gene encoding methyl jasmonate esterase 1-like encodes the protein METNIVKAKGCHFVMVHGATFGGWCWYQVADLLLKEGQTVSSIDMASAGIDPTNADTISSLQEYNQPLTDFFTALPSEGKVILVGHSAGGFNLSFTMERFPHKIAAAVFVTAVMPLSGTTLPKLLKEIVSIIGGLGDSTFYYANGKENPATSFKFGTQFAREFLSQNSPSWDLTLWESPEKKCPIWQEPLLYTAKNYGSVRIIFVVSKVDKVIVEAFQRKMIAENPPQMVYEIEGSDHTVFFSMPLQLAEVLMKIANTSVKVKQSAADGF